The following are encoded in a window of Acidimicrobiia bacterium genomic DNA:
- the tatA gene encoding twin-arginine translocase TatA/TatE family subunit: protein MDLGPTELLIVLAIALLLFGGAKLPKLARSLGEASREFRKGVDGHKDEETTSKPAAD, encoded by the coding sequence ATGGATCTAGGACCGACCGAGCTCCTCATCGTGCTCGCCATCGCGTTGCTCCTCTTCGGCGGGGCCAAGCTGCCGAAGCTGGCGCGCTCGCTCGGCGAGGCGTCCCGGGAGTTCCGCAAGGGCGTCGACGGCCACAAGGACGAGGAAACCACCTCCAAGCCCGCCGCCGACTGA
- the scpA gene encoding methylmalonyl-CoA mutase, which yields MAPGDSLDRWRELAAKELRGADPDSLVWNTPEGIPVKPLYTAADVGALDPEVVGSLPGFDPFLRGVRATMYSNRPWTIRQYAGFSTAEESNAFYRRNLAAGQMGLSVAFDLATHRGYDSDHPRVTGDVGKAGVAIDSVEDMKILFDEIPLEKMTVSMTMNGAVLPVLAGYIVAAEEQGVAPEQLAGTIQNDILKEFMVRNTYIYPPEPSMRIVADIIEYTAKHMPKFNSISISGYHMQEAGATAVQELGFTLADGLEYVRAARARGLDIDAFAGRLSFFFAIGMDFFMEVAKLRAARLLWSRIIGQFEPKNPSSLMLRTHCQTSGVSLTEQDPFNNIVRTAYEAMAAVLGGTQSLHTNSFDEAIALPSETAARVARNTQLILAEETGVTHVVDPLGGSYYVESLTAKLAEDAWALIEEVERLGGMTKAVESGMPKLRIEESAARRQAAIDRGEETIVGVNKYRTTDATAVDVRDIDNTEVRRQQIARLETLRATRDKARVEAALDALAKGAAGDGNLLALSVEASRARATVGEISDALEGVFTRHRAVIRSITGIYGGAYGGSDELTEVRAAVDEFAKAEGRRPRILVAKLGQDGHDRGAKVISTAFADLGFDVDVGPLFQTPAEAARDAIENDVHVVGVSSQAAGHMTLVPELVQELAKQGGKDILVIVGGVIPAQDYEPLRKAGVHAIFGPGTNIPAAATEVISLLRSHHAAA from the coding sequence ATGGCACCAGGTGATTCGCTCGACCGGTGGCGGGAGCTCGCGGCCAAGGAACTGCGCGGCGCGGACCCGGATTCGCTCGTCTGGAACACGCCCGAGGGCATTCCGGTCAAACCGCTCTACACCGCCGCCGATGTCGGCGCGCTCGACCCCGAGGTCGTCGGCTCGCTCCCGGGCTTCGACCCGTTCCTGCGCGGCGTCCGGGCGACGATGTACTCCAACCGGCCGTGGACGATCCGCCAGTACGCGGGCTTCTCGACCGCCGAGGAGTCGAACGCCTTCTACCGCCGCAACCTCGCGGCGGGGCAGATGGGCCTGTCGGTCGCGTTCGACCTCGCGACGCACCGCGGCTACGACTCGGATCACCCGCGCGTGACCGGCGATGTCGGCAAGGCTGGTGTCGCGATCGATTCCGTCGAGGACATGAAGATCCTCTTCGACGAGATCCCGCTCGAGAAGATGACCGTCTCGATGACGATGAACGGCGCGGTGCTGCCGGTGCTCGCCGGCTACATCGTCGCCGCGGAAGAGCAAGGCGTCGCGCCCGAGCAGCTCGCGGGCACGATCCAGAACGACATCCTCAAAGAGTTCATGGTGCGGAACACGTACATCTATCCGCCCGAACCGAGCATGCGGATCGTCGCCGACATCATCGAGTACACGGCGAAGCACATGCCGAAGTTCAACTCGATCTCGATCTCCGGCTACCACATGCAGGAGGCCGGAGCGACCGCGGTGCAGGAGCTCGGCTTCACGCTCGCCGACGGTCTCGAATACGTGCGCGCCGCGCGCGCGCGCGGTCTCGACATCGACGCGTTCGCCGGTCGGCTGTCGTTCTTCTTCGCGATCGGCATGGACTTCTTCATGGAGGTCGCCAAGCTGCGCGCCGCGCGCTTGCTGTGGTCGCGCATCATCGGCCAGTTCGAGCCGAAGAACCCGAGCTCGCTCATGTTGCGCACGCACTGCCAGACGTCGGGCGTGTCGCTCACCGAGCAGGACCCGTTCAACAACATCGTGCGCACCGCGTACGAGGCGATGGCCGCGGTGCTCGGCGGTACGCAGAGCCTGCACACCAACTCGTTCGACGAGGCGATCGCACTACCGAGCGAGACCGCGGCACGCGTCGCGCGCAACACGCAGCTGATCCTCGCCGAGGAGACCGGCGTCACCCACGTGGTCGACCCGTTGGGCGGCTCGTACTACGTCGAGTCGCTTACCGCGAAGCTCGCCGAGGACGCGTGGGCGCTCATCGAGGAGGTCGAGCGACTCGGCGGGATGACGAAGGCGGTCGAATCGGGGATGCCGAAGCTGCGCATCGAGGAGAGCGCGGCGCGACGCCAGGCTGCGATCGACCGCGGCGAGGAGACGATCGTCGGCGTCAACAAGTACCGCACGACCGACGCGACCGCGGTCGACGTACGCGACATCGACAACACCGAGGTGCGCCGCCAGCAGATCGCGCGCCTGGAGACGCTGCGCGCGACGCGCGACAAGGCCCGGGTCGAGGCCGCGCTCGACGCGCTCGCCAAGGGCGCCGCGGGCGACGGCAACCTGCTCGCGCTGTCGGTCGAAGCGTCGCGGGCGCGCGCGACCGTCGGCGAGATCTCGGACGCGCTCGAGGGCGTCTTCACCCGTCACCGCGCGGTCATCCGCAGCATCACCGGCATCTACGGCGGTGCGTACGGCGGATCCGACGAGCTCACCGAGGTGCGCGCCGCGGTCGACGAGTTCGCCAAGGCCGAAGGCCGTCGCCCGCGCATCCTCGTCGCCAAGCTCGGCCAGGACGGGCACGACCGCGGCGCCAAGGTCATCTCCACCGCCTTCGCGGACCTCGGCTTCGACGTCGACGTGGGCCCGCTGTTCCAGACGCCGGCCGAGGCCGCGCGCGACGCGATCGAGAACGACGTGCACGTCGTCGGCGTGTCGAGCCAGGCCGCGGGGCACATGACGCTCGTGCCCGAGCTCGTGCAGGAGCTCGCGAAGCAGGGCGGCAAGGACATCCTCGTCATCGTCGGCGGCGTGATCCCCGCGCAGGACTACGAGCCGCTCCGGAAAGCCGGCGTGCACGCGATCTTCGGTCCGGGCACCAATATCCCGGCCGCCGCGACCGAGGTCATCTCCCTGCTGCGTTCGCACCACGCCGCGGCGTGA
- the meaB gene encoding methylmalonyl Co-A mutase-associated GTPase MeaB, whose protein sequence is MSELGDALRRGDRRSLARAITLVESTRPDHRDEAVALLDELLPATGGSVRVGISGAPGAGKSTFIEALGLHLIDGGHRLAVLAVDPSSTRSGGSILGDKTRMEELSRRAEAFIRPSPSGGTLGGVARRTREALLLCEAAGHDVVLVETVGVGQSEVAVAGMVDGFVLLLAPGAGDDLQGVKRGIVELADIVVVNKADGDLAAAAERTAADYANALHFLRSRTEGWEVRVERTSALLGEGIDRVWTAIEAHRTALSKTGLLEERRADQAREWMWSEVHDGLVDARTGDPAVAGELRELEADVRAGTISPTAAAQRILRRFLD, encoded by the coding sequence GTGAGCGAGCTCGGCGACGCGCTCCGGCGCGGTGATCGCCGCAGCTTGGCGCGCGCGATCACGCTCGTGGAGTCGACCCGACCCGATCACCGCGACGAAGCGGTCGCGCTCCTCGACGAGCTGCTCCCCGCGACCGGCGGTTCCGTGCGCGTCGGCATCAGCGGCGCGCCGGGCGCGGGCAAGTCGACGTTCATCGAGGCGCTCGGACTGCACCTGATCGATGGCGGCCACCGCCTCGCGGTGCTCGCGGTCGACCCGTCGAGCACGCGCAGCGGCGGGTCGATCCTCGGCGACAAGACGCGCATGGAGGAGCTCTCGCGCCGAGCCGAGGCGTTCATCCGCCCGTCGCCGTCGGGAGGAACCCTCGGCGGCGTCGCCCGCCGCACTCGTGAAGCGCTGCTCCTGTGCGAGGCCGCGGGACACGACGTCGTGCTCGTCGAGACCGTCGGCGTCGGCCAGAGCGAGGTCGCGGTCGCGGGCATGGTCGATGGGTTCGTGCTCCTGCTCGCGCCGGGCGCGGGCGACGACCTGCAGGGCGTGAAGCGCGGCATCGTCGAGCTCGCCGACATCGTCGTCGTCAACAAGGCCGACGGCGACCTCGCGGCCGCGGCCGAACGCACGGCCGCCGACTACGCGAACGCGTTGCACTTCCTGCGCTCGCGCACCGAGGGCTGGGAGGTGCGGGTCGAGCGCACGTCGGCGTTGCTCGGCGAGGGCATCGACCGCGTGTGGACCGCGATCGAGGCGCACCGGACTGCGTTGTCAAAGACCGGGCTCCTGGAGGAGCGGCGCGCGGACCAGGCACGCGAGTGGATGTGGTCGGAGGTCCACGACGGGCTGGTGGACGCGCGGACCGGCGATCCGGCGGTGGCGGGGGAGTTGCGGGAGCTCGAAGCGGACGTGCGGGCGGGCACGATCTCGCCGACGGCCGCCGCGCAGCGGATCCTGCGGCGCTTCCTCGACTGA
- a CDS encoding lipase maturation factor family protein has translation MHGFSATGYWESRLVFERALAAIYCIAFLVARNQFRALLGSRGILPIPDFVARVPFERAPSIFHWRYSDAGFETVSIAGMLASAAVLVGVVDRAPLWTAMLVWLALWALYLSIVNVGQTWYGFGWETLLLETGFLAIFLGPAHSAPPTIGLWLIRWLLFRVEFGAGLIKIRGDRCWRDFTCLRYHHETQPMPNALSWYFHHLPDRLHKVEVIANHGAQLVLPWLLFTPQPVAGAAALAIIVTQLWLVGSGNFSWLNFITITLAVSAVGDGLLHRAIPITPLHTASPAGWFEIVVFALLALIALKSWRPARNLASRRQLMNASFDPWHLVNTYGAFGSITRVRHEIVLEGTRDAELTATATWTAYEFKGKPGDPMRRPPQIAPYHLRLDWMMWFAALSPRVPPWLTGFVAKLLTGDRDARRLLRTDPFADAPPRFVRARLYRYAFTTPAERRQTGAWWTRTLVGEYLDPVGLPRAAGSSEGDLRPGPE, from the coding sequence GTGCACGGGTTCTCCGCGACCGGCTACTGGGAGAGCCGCCTCGTGTTCGAGCGGGCGCTCGCGGCGATCTACTGCATCGCGTTCCTCGTCGCACGCAACCAGTTCCGGGCGCTGCTCGGCTCGCGCGGGATCCTTCCGATCCCCGACTTCGTCGCGCGCGTCCCCTTCGAGCGCGCGCCGAGCATCTTCCACTGGCGCTATTCGGACGCCGGGTTCGAGACCGTCTCGATTGCCGGCATGCTCGCGTCGGCCGCGGTGCTCGTCGGCGTCGTCGACCGCGCGCCGCTCTGGACGGCGATGCTCGTCTGGCTCGCGCTCTGGGCGCTCTATCTGTCGATCGTGAACGTCGGGCAGACCTGGTACGGGTTCGGTTGGGAGACGCTGCTGCTCGAGACCGGCTTCCTCGCGATCTTCCTCGGTCCCGCGCACAGCGCGCCGCCGACGATCGGGCTGTGGCTCATCCGCTGGCTGCTGTTCCGCGTCGAGTTCGGTGCGGGTCTGATCAAGATCCGCGGCGATCGCTGCTGGCGTGACTTCACCTGCCTTCGATATCACCACGAGACCCAGCCGATGCCGAACGCGTTGAGCTGGTACTTCCACCACCTTCCCGACCGGCTGCACAAGGTCGAGGTGATTGCCAATCACGGCGCGCAGCTCGTCCTGCCGTGGTTGCTCTTCACGCCGCAACCGGTCGCGGGAGCGGCCGCGCTCGCGATCATCGTCACGCAGCTGTGGCTGGTCGGAAGCGGCAACTTCTCCTGGCTCAACTTCATCACGATCACGCTCGCGGTGAGCGCGGTCGGTGACGGCCTGCTGCATCGCGCGATCCCGATCACGCCGTTACACACCGCGAGCCCGGCCGGGTGGTTCGAGATCGTCGTGTTCGCGCTGCTCGCACTGATCGCGTTGAAGAGCTGGCGACCGGCTCGCAACCTCGCGTCGCGTCGACAGCTGATGAACGCGAGCTTCGATCCATGGCATCTCGTCAACACGTACGGCGCGTTCGGCTCGATCACGCGCGTGCGTCACGAGATCGTCCTCGAGGGGACGCGCGATGCCGAGCTCACGGCGACGGCGACGTGGACGGCGTACGAGTTCAAGGGCAAGCCCGGTGATCCGATGCGGCGGCCGCCCCAGATCGCGCCGTACCACCTGCGCCTCGACTGGATGATGTGGTTCGCGGCGCTCTCGCCCCGTGTGCCGCCGTGGCTGACCGGCTTCGTGGCGAAGCTCCTCACCGGCGACCGCGACGCCCGCAGGCTGCTCCGCACCGATCCGTTCGCCGACGCGCCGCCCAGATTCGTGCGCGCCCGGCTGTACCGCTACGCCTTCACGACGCCCGCCGAGCGGCGGCAGACGGGCGCGTGGTGGACCCGCACGCTCGTCGGCGAGTACCTCGATCCGGTCGGCCTCCCGCGTGCGGCCGGCTCGTCCGAGGGCGATCTCCGCCCGGGCCCGGAATAA
- a CDS encoding cysteine desulfurase family protein produces MAYLDHAASTPMREAAVAAMEPFLTHHAANPSGGHRASQAAKNALEEARERVAALLGATPAEIVFTGGGSEGDNLAVKGAAWAAADRGDADGVVTTGIEHKAVLGAAHRLERNGARATFVPATIAGTVDLDHLADALDARTAVVSVMLVNNETGIVQPLDDVAALVRECAPRAALHTDAVQAPQWLDVGAAAAVADLVVVSGHKFGGPKGVGALVRRRDVALVPLVEGGGHEWGLRAGTQNVAGIVAFATALAETHANRETEIARITMLRDRLDAGLRAAVPDMVVNGDPARRVGGLLHVAFPGVEAETLLVALDQLGIEAASGSACSSGAIDPSHVLVAMGLDADLARASVRFSLGYASTAADVDAALDAVPRAVASLRAASTV; encoded by the coding sequence ATGGCGTATCTCGATCACGCCGCGTCGACGCCGATGCGTGAGGCCGCGGTCGCGGCAATGGAGCCGTTCCTCACGCACCACGCGGCGAACCCGTCGGGCGGCCATCGCGCCTCGCAGGCTGCGAAGAACGCGCTCGAAGAGGCGCGCGAGCGCGTCGCCGCACTGCTCGGCGCGACACCGGCCGAGATCGTGTTCACCGGCGGCGGCAGCGAGGGCGACAACCTCGCGGTGAAGGGCGCGGCCTGGGCCGCGGCCGATCGCGGCGATGCCGACGGCGTGGTGACAACCGGCATCGAGCACAAGGCGGTGCTCGGCGCCGCGCACCGGCTGGAGCGCAACGGCGCGCGGGCAACCTTCGTGCCCGCGACGATCGCGGGAACCGTCGACCTCGACCACCTCGCGGACGCGCTCGACGCGCGCACCGCGGTCGTGTCGGTGATGCTCGTGAACAACGAGACGGGCATCGTGCAGCCACTCGACGACGTGGCTGCGCTCGTCCGCGAGTGTGCGCCGCGCGCCGCGCTGCACACCGACGCGGTGCAGGCGCCGCAATGGCTCGACGTCGGCGCAGCCGCGGCGGTCGCGGATCTCGTTGTGGTCTCCGGTCACAAGTTCGGTGGCCCGAAGGGCGTGGGCGCGCTCGTGCGTCGGCGCGACGTCGCGCTCGTTCCGCTCGTCGAGGGCGGCGGGCACGAGTGGGGACTGCGCGCGGGCACACAGAACGTCGCGGGCATCGTCGCCTTCGCGACCGCGCTCGCGGAGACGCACGCGAACCGCGAGACCGAGATCGCGCGCATCACGATGCTGCGCGATCGACTCGACGCGGGGTTGCGCGCCGCGGTTCCCGACATGGTCGTCAACGGTGATCCTGCGCGGCGGGTCGGCGGTCTGCTGCACGTCGCGTTCCCCGGTGTCGAAGCCGAGACGTTGCTCGTCGCGCTCGATCAGCTCGGCATCGAGGCCGCGTCGGGCTCGGCGTGCTCGTCGGGCGCGATCGATCCGTCCCACGTGCTCGTCGCGATGGGTCTCGACGCCGACCTCGCGCGCGCGTCGGTGCGCTTCAGCCTTGGATACGCATCGACCGCGGCCGACGTCGACGCCGCGCTGGACGCGGTGCCGCGCGCGGTGGCGAGCCTGCGCGCCGCGAGCACGGTCTGA
- the mnmA gene encoding tRNA 2-thiouridine(34) synthase MnmA translates to MAERVLVAMSGGVDSSVAAARLVDEGHEVAGVTLKLWGGPSDSGCCSVADVEDARRVAAQLGIPHYVFNLTDAFERHVVDPYVDAHAHARTPNPCVECNRAIKFGALFERMHALGFDALATGHHARVVRTDRGPRLARGHDRAKDQSYVLYMLGRRHLERTRLPVGEMTKADVRAEAARCGLRTATKAESMDVCFITRGDRLDFLAQRMPSRPRPGAIVDVDGAPIGQHDGAERFTIGQRRGTGVAAGERRFVVDVDATTATVTMGRREDLLREAVELDDLVIDPSIDSPARVVAQSRAHGDPVPARLQRGEGARATVEWETPQSRVAPGQVVALYDGDLLVGGGIATG, encoded by the coding sequence ATGGCCGAGCGCGTGCTCGTCGCGATGAGCGGCGGTGTCGACTCGTCGGTGGCCGCGGCGCGTCTCGTCGACGAGGGACACGAGGTCGCGGGGGTCACGCTGAAGCTCTGGGGCGGTCCGAGCGACTCGGGGTGCTGCAGTGTCGCCGATGTCGAGGACGCCCGGCGCGTCGCCGCGCAGCTCGGCATCCCGCACTACGTGTTCAACCTGACCGACGCGTTCGAGCGTCACGTCGTCGATCCGTACGTCGACGCGCATGCGCACGCGCGCACGCCGAACCCGTGTGTGGAGTGCAACCGCGCGATCAAGTTCGGCGCGCTCTTCGAACGGATGCACGCGCTCGGCTTCGACGCGCTGGCGACGGGTCATCACGCGCGCGTCGTCCGCACGGATCGCGGACCGCGCCTCGCGCGCGGTCACGACCGTGCCAAGGACCAGTCGTACGTGCTCTACATGCTCGGACGGCGGCATCTCGAGCGCACGCGACTGCCGGTCGGTGAGATGACGAAGGCGGACGTGCGCGCGGAAGCCGCGCGCTGCGGCCTGCGTACCGCGACGAAGGCCGAGAGCATGGACGTCTGCTTCATCACTCGCGGCGATCGGCTCGACTTCCTCGCGCAGCGCATGCCATCACGGCCGCGGCCGGGCGCGATCGTCGACGTCGACGGCGCGCCGATCGGACAGCACGACGGCGCCGAGCGCTTCACGATCGGTCAGCGCCGCGGCACCGGCGTGGCCGCGGGCGAGCGCCGCTTCGTCGTCGATGTCGACGCAACGACGGCGACCGTCACCATGGGTCGGCGCGAAGACCTGTTGCGCGAGGCCGTCGAGCTCGACGACCTCGTGATCGACCCTTCGATCGATTCGCCGGCTCGCGTGGTCGCGCAGTCGCGTGCGCACGGCGACCCGGTTCCCGCGCGCCTGCAGCGCGGCGAAGGCGCGCGCGCGACGGTCGAGTGGGAGACACCGCAGTCGCGCGTCGCTCCGGGTCAGGTCGTCGCGCTCTACGACGGCGACCTGCTCGTCGGAGGTGGGATCGCGACGGGCTGA
- the ligA gene encoding NAD-dependent DNA ligase LigA, whose protein sequence is MAKDRADNADDVGAERAAALRELIEYHNDRYYADAAEIADAEFDALLRELIELETKYPALVTADSPTQHPGSTQQSTFAPVKHRVPMMSLDNAFSNEELVAWGERVERALVGGIRFVTEPKMDGLAMSLLYENGKLVSGGTRGDGRVGEDVTANVRTITEVPRTLKGKNLPSVLEVRGEVYMPLRAFEELNRRQGDAGLRLFANPRNAAAGSLRVKDVSITASRDLAMFCYQLGAKQGGPTLRTHQETLAWMRELGFQVNPRIEAHDDLESVYAFCQSMQEQRHSLGYEIDGVVIKVDDLAQREELGFTSKAPRWAIAYKFPPEERTTLLRKIQVSIGRTGRATPFAELEPVFVGGSTVGMATLHNQDEVARKDVRPGDTVIVRKAGDVIPEVVGPVVQKGKRRKPKWKFPTACPVCGSPLVRLEGEANHQCINVECPAQRVQRIVHFASRGALDIEGLGEERVSQFVREGLLVDAGDIYSLSLDRLVALERIGERSARLLLDAIEASKPQPLWRVLVGLGIPHVGPTAAQALATGVGGLDRVASATVEELVECEGIGQIIAVSVQKFFGLDRNHLVIEKLRAAGVNFDGPEPAPVIEGAASLAGVSIVLTGGLERQTREEATAALIARGAKVASSVSKKTTFVVAGESPGSKLAKAESLGVRVLDEDGLETLLSGGPDALPDLPA, encoded by the coding sequence GTGGCGAAGGATCGGGCCGACAACGCGGACGATGTCGGCGCCGAGCGTGCGGCGGCGCTGCGCGAGCTGATCGAGTACCACAACGATCGGTATTACGCCGACGCCGCCGAGATCGCCGACGCCGAGTTCGACGCGCTGCTGCGCGAGCTGATCGAGCTCGAGACGAAGTATCCGGCGCTCGTCACCGCCGACTCTCCGACGCAGCATCCCGGATCGACGCAGCAGTCGACGTTCGCGCCCGTGAAGCACCGGGTGCCGATGATGTCGCTCGACAACGCGTTCTCGAACGAAGAGCTCGTCGCCTGGGGTGAGCGGGTCGAGCGCGCGCTCGTCGGCGGGATCCGGTTCGTGACCGAGCCGAAGATGGACGGCCTCGCGATGTCGTTGCTCTACGAGAACGGCAAGCTCGTGTCGGGAGGGACGCGCGGCGACGGGCGCGTCGGCGAGGACGTCACCGCCAACGTGCGCACGATCACCGAGGTGCCGCGCACGCTGAAGGGCAAGAACCTGCCGTCGGTGCTCGAGGTGCGCGGCGAGGTGTACATGCCGCTGCGCGCCTTCGAGGAGCTGAACCGGCGGCAGGGCGACGCGGGACTGCGGCTGTTCGCGAACCCGCGCAACGCGGCGGCCGGAAGTCTGCGCGTCAAAGACGTGTCGATCACCGCGTCGCGCGACCTCGCGATGTTCTGCTACCAGCTCGGCGCGAAGCAGGGTGGTCCGACGCTCCGGACGCATCAGGAGACGCTCGCGTGGATGCGCGAGCTCGGCTTCCAGGTGAACCCGCGCATCGAAGCGCACGACGACCTCGAGTCGGTCTACGCGTTCTGCCAGTCGATGCAGGAGCAGCGGCACTCGCTCGGCTACGAGATCGACGGCGTGGTCATCAAGGTCGACGATCTCGCGCAGCGCGAGGAGCTCGGCTTCACGAGCAAGGCCCCGCGCTGGGCGATCGCGTACAAGTTCCCGCCCGAGGAGCGCACGACCCTGCTGCGCAAGATCCAGGTCAGCATCGGGCGCACCGGTCGCGCGACGCCGTTCGCAGAGCTCGAGCCGGTGTTCGTCGGCGGCTCGACCGTCGGGATGGCGACGCTGCACAACCAGGACGAGGTCGCGCGCAAGGACGTCCGCCCGGGCGACACCGTGATCGTGCGCAAGGCCGGCGACGTGATCCCCGAGGTGGTCGGGCCCGTCGTCCAGAAGGGCAAGCGGCGCAAGCCGAAATGGAAGTTTCCCACCGCGTGCCCGGTCTGCGGCTCGCCCCTGGTGCGACTCGAGGGCGAGGCGAACCACCAGTGCATCAACGTCGAGTGCCCCGCGCAGCGGGTGCAGCGGATCGTGCACTTCGCGAGCCGCGGCGCGCTCGACATCGAAGGCCTCGGTGAGGAACGCGTGTCGCAGTTCGTGCGCGAGGGTCTGCTCGTCGACGCGGGCGACATCTACTCGCTCTCGCTCGACCGGCTCGTCGCGCTCGAACGCATCGGCGAGCGGTCGGCGCGGTTGTTGCTCGACGCGATCGAAGCGTCGAAGCCGCAGCCGCTGTGGCGCGTGCTCGTCGGCCTCGGCATCCCGCACGTCGGCCCGACGGCGGCGCAGGCGCTCGCGACCGGTGTCGGCGGGCTCGACCGCGTCGCGTCGGCGACGGTCGAGGAGCTCGTCGAGTGCGAGGGGATCGGGCAGATCATCGCGGTGAGCGTGCAGAAGTTCTTCGGGCTCGACCGCAACCACCTCGTGATCGAGAAGCTGCGCGCCGCGGGCGTGAACTTCGACGGGCCGGAGCCCGCGCCCGTCATCGAGGGCGCGGCGTCACTCGCGGGAGTGAGCATCGTGCTCACGGGCGGGTTGGAACGGCAGACGCGCGAGGAAGCGACGGCCGCGCTGATCGCGCGCGGCGCGAAGGTCGCGAGCAGCGTGTCGAAGAAGACGACCTTCGTGGTCGCGGGAGAGAGCCCGGGATCGAAGCTCGCCAAGGCCGAGAGCCTCGGGGTGCGCGTGCTCGACGAGGACGGTCTGGAGACGCTTCTCTCGGGGGGACCGGACGCGCTTCCCGACCTTCCCGCATGA